The sequence GACCACTGGTGGTGCGGCTGCGCGGCGCGATCGATTCCACCGCGTTACAGCAGAGCTTGACCGCCCTGGTTGCGCGCCATGAGACCTTGCGCACAACATTTGCCGTCGTGGATGAGCAGCCGGTGCAGGTCATCGCCGCGACGGTCGCGGTGCCCCTGCCCGTCGTGGTTGTCCCGGACCTGGCTGCTGCCGAGATCGAGACCGCGATCGAGCAGGTGATCCGCGCCGAGGTGCAGCAGCCGTTCGATCTCCAGCAGGGACCGCTGCTGCGCGCGACGCTGCTGCGGCTGGCAGAATGCGAACAGATCTTGATTCTGACGCTGCACCATATCGTGACCGACGGCTGGTCGATGGATGTGCTGCTGCGCGAGCTGACCATCCTCTATCGCGGCGGTATCCAGGACGAGGTGGTGGATCTGCCGCCACTCCCGATCCAGTATGCCGACTATGCGGTCTGGCAGCGGCAGTGGCTCGCCGGGCACCATGCCCAGAGGGCGCCCGGCATGACACCCGGCGCAGTTCTTGATCAGCACCTGGGCTACTGGCGCACCCACCTGGCGAATCTTCCGTTGCTCGATCTTCCGACGGACCAGCCGCGTCCGTCGATGGCCAGCGACCAGGGCGCACAGGTGACGTTTCAGCTTCCGGCCGGGCTGGCGGTCGAACTACACCTGCTCAGCCAGCGACTGGACAGCACGCTGTTTATGACGCTGCTGGCGGCGTTCCAGGTGCTGCTGGCGCGCTGGAGTGGACAGCAGGACTTCGCGATCGGCACGCCAATCGCCGGACGGGCGCGCCCGGAGTTGGAAGGGCTGATTGGCTTCTTTGTCAACACGCTGGTGCTGCGCGCCGATCTGACGGGTCGCCCCAGCTTTGCCGAACTCGTGGCGCGCACCCGCGCCACCTGTCTGGACGCCTACACCCACCAGGATCTGCCCTTTGAGGTGGTGGTCGAGCACCTCCAGCCGGAGCGCAACCTCGGCCGCTCGCCGCTCTTCCAGGTGATGTTCGTGCTCCAAAATACGCCACGCTCGACGATCGCGCTCCCGGATCTGACGGTGGAGCTGGTGGATATCGAGCACACGGTGGCAAAGTTCGACTTGAGCTGCGTGCTGACGGAGACGGCGACCGGGCTGGTCGCGATCCTCGAATATCGGACGGATCTGTTTGAGCCAGAAACGATCGAGCGCCTCGCGGCGCAGTTTGTGGTGCTGCTCCAGGCCGTGGTCGTCGATCCCCAGCAGCGCATCGACTGTCTGCCACTCCTGACCGAATCCGAGCAGCAGCAGATCCTCTACGACTGGAATGCCACCGCCGCGCCGCCGCGTGCTGCTCGGTGTGTCCACCAGACCATCGCGGACCAGGCCGCCCGCGTGCCACAGGCGCTTGCGGTTGTCGCCGCCGACGGGCAGCTCACCTACGCAGAGCTGAATCGCCGTGCGAACCAGCTGGCCCGCCATTTACAGACGCTCGGTGTTGAGCCGGATTGCTGCGTCGGCGTGTGCATTGACGCCTCATGGGAGCTGATCGTCGCGATCCTCGGCATTCTGAAAGCGGGCGGCGCGTATCTGCCGCTTGATCCGGCGTATCCTGCCGAGCGGCTGGAGTCCATACTCACCGACGCGCGAGCGCCGCTCCTGATTGCCCGACGGCGAGCCCTACCGAATCTGCCGTCGTACCAGGGGACGATCCTCTGGCTCGATACCACCTGGGAAGCGA is a genomic window of Herpetosiphonaceae bacterium containing:
- a CDS encoding condensation domain-containing protein; translation: ASFAVQVVGRQVEDTPELVPIPRDGRPLPLSFAQQRLWFLHQLQPDGRAYHRPLVVRLRGAIDSTALQQSLTALVARHETLRTTFAVVDEQPVQVIAATVAVPLPVVVVPDLAAAEIETAIEQVIRAEVQQPFDLQQGPLLRATLLRLAECEQILILTLHHIVTDGWSMDVLLRELTILYRGGIQDEVVDLPPLPIQYADYAVWQRQWLAGHHAQRAPGMTPGAVLDQHLGYWRTHLANLPLLDLPTDQPRPSMASDQGAQVTFQLPAGLAVELHLLSQRLDSTLFMTLLAAFQVLLARWSGQQDFAIGTPIAGRARPELEGLIGFFVNTLVLRADLTGRPSFAELVARTRATCLDAYTHQDLPFEVVVEHLQPERNLGRSPLFQVMFVLQNTPRSTIALPDLTVELVDIEHTVAKFDLSCVLTETATGLVAILEYRTDLFEPETIERLAAQFVVLLQAVVVDPQQRIDCLPLLTESEQQQILYDWNATAAPPRAARCVHQTIADQAARVPQALAVVAADGQLTYAELNRRANQLARHLQTLGVEPDCCVGVCIDASWELIVAILGILKAGGAYLPLDPAYPAERLESILTDARAPLLIARRRALPNLPSYQGTILWLDTTWEA